Proteins found in one Pseudochaenichthys georgianus chromosome 13, fPseGeo1.2, whole genome shotgun sequence genomic segment:
- the LOC117457870 gene encoding histone H4 transcription factor, translated as MMTTKRLDNFEVMCEWDSCDFRGCTVEELSDHMALHLKDYLGDNDALEELDEYACLWKGCQFLAMGCPAELEVHAHFHNYHGKLKFVGARLLKSRPDLPSCNEGLHSSNLVPEGSDGYICQWEHCDSTFNNPEWFYRHVDNHVESAEPQSLPHQQQTFLCPWTGCDASFKIRYRLREHMRSHTQERLVACPTCGNMFSSNTKLFDHLHRQAEPIDSLVCEHCGKAFSNERLLRDHVRQHVNQVKCPFCDMTCTTLAALKIHIRFRHCDERPFPCDFCDKRFKNQRDLQKHTEVHNEGTVYHCTVEGCDYSCHTFPTMSYHYKRAHQVGGMSKYKCHICDKVFSWCYTLTLHLRKKHELKWPSGHSRFRYRKDVDGFLKVNMVRFETVEVTKEIMKNMAKKPQSLRKSQRTKRAAVPPESSRGSPAGSSSPSSSSSSSYGSDLSGAEDVSSQPSPRGSDSPVYCVMSTIPLIEEEPGGSSQEDCDGSGTSGAVQALTEVARGLGMDVV; from the exons ATGATGACAACTAAGAGACTAGACAATTTTGAGGTGATGTGTGAGTGGGATTCATGCGACTTCAGGGGCTGCACCGTGGAGGAGCTCAGCGATCATATGGCTCTGCATTTAAAGGACTACCTGGGAGACAACGACGCCTTAGAGGAGCTTG ACGAGTATGCTTGTCTCTGGAAAGGGTGTCAATTTCTAGCCATGGGCTGCCCTGCGGAGCTGGAGGTCCACGCTCACTTCCACAACTATCACGGTAAGCTGAAGTTCGTCGGGGCGAGGCTTCTCAAGTCCCGCCCCGACCTACCCAGCTGCAACGAAGGTCTGCACAGCAGCAACCTGGTTCCCGAAGGGTCGGATGGATACATCTGCCAATGggaacactgtgat AGTACATTTAACAATCCTGAGTGGTTTTACCGACACGTGGACAATCACGTTGAAAGTGCTGAGCCACAGTCCCTCCCTCATCAGCAGCAGACATTCTTATGCCCCTGGACAG GCTGCGATGCTTCCTTCAAAATCCGATACCGTCTGAGGGAGCACATGCGGAGCCACACTCAGGAGAGACTGGTGGCTTGCCCGACGTGTGGCAACATGTTCTCCAGCAACACTAAGTTGTTCGACCACCTGCACAGGCAGGCCGAGCCAATAG ATTCACTGGTGTGTGAACATTGTGGCAAAGCTTTTTCCAACGAGAGGCTGTTGAGGGATCATGTTCGTCAGCATG TGAACCAGGTGAAGTGTCCCTTCTGTGACATGACCTGCACCACTTTGGCAGCTCTGAAGATCCACATCAGATTTCGCCACTGTGACGAGCGGCCCTTCCCGTGCGACTTCTGCGACAAGAG atttaagAACCAGCGCGACCTGCAGAAGCACACCGAGGTTCACAATGAGGGCACCGTGTATCACTGTACAGTGGAGGGCTGTGATTATTCCTGTCACACATTTCCAACCATGAGCTACCACTACAAGAGAGCGCACCAG GTCGGAGGGATGTCCAAATATAAATGCCATATCTGTGATAAGGTCTTCTCCTGGTGTTACACTCTCACACTTCACCTCCGCAAGAAGCACGAGCTGAAATGGCCGTCTGGACATTCTCGCTTTCG TTACAGAAAAGACGTAGACGGCTTCCTAAAAGTGAACATGGTGCGGTTTGAGACTGTGGAAGTGACGAAGGAGATCATGAAGAACATGGCCAAAAAGCCGCAGAGCCTTCGGAAAAGTCAGAGAACGAAGAGGGCTGCCGTCCCACCGGAGAGCAGCCGGGGCTCCCCCGCAGGGTCCTCCTcgccctcctccagctcctcctcctcgtACGGCTCGGATCTCTCTGGAGCGGAGGACGTCTCGTCTCAGCCGAGCCCCCGAGGAAGCGACTCTCCGGTCTACTGCGTGATGAGCACCATCCCTCTCATCGAGGAGGAGCCTGGGGGGTCGTCGCAGGAGGACTGTGACGGCAGCGGGACGTCGGGGGCGGTGCAGGCCCTGACGGAGGTGGCGAGGGGCCTGGGCATGGACGTGGTGTGA